In Capillimicrobium parvum, a genomic segment contains:
- a CDS encoding tautomerase family protein, producing MPFVHVRYAAKSDDATEEALIRDITAAVLTHLPVPVESVSVVLEPVPSSRWGVGGTPLSSHGV from the coding sequence ATGCCGTTCGTCCACGTGCGCTACGCGGCGAAGTCCGACGACGCCACGGAGGAGGCGCTGATCCGCGACATCACGGCGGCGGTGCTCACGCACCTGCCCGTGCCCGTCGAGTCCGTCTCGGTGGTGCTGGAGCCGGTGCCGTCGAGCCGCTGGGGGGTCGGCGGCACGCCGCTCAGCTCCCACGGCGTCTGA
- a CDS encoding cytochrome P450, whose product MTDTTSPQVRPELDGFDPFSQDFSRDPDPMLGRAHRDSPVFWYEPLGCWFVTRYDDVEWVFTDSKTFSSRALRAVPVPAALRDRLPERPLNVNYINIDPPQHTRDRKASQRGFTRPIVAALEPKIREFATELIDAFADRGHCDFMQEFAYPLSLRVIVQVLGLPPSDMPRLRQWTEDMFSLMSAGAADEPDAPTRPMSEAEATERYTRLADAWDYFGEVVADRRAAPREDFLTVLSNSRTPEGEWTMDDDTIKTHLIELVAAGNDTTANLMGNLVQFLDHDPDQLEEVKRDGSLWEGVVEEGLRRRSTGPHLLRITTRDVELSGVKIPRGSIIVVNTTGANTDPAKFDDPLRFDVHRPNATDHLAFGKGRHFCLGAPLARLEAQVAMREVYGHLPGLTVPDQRLEYVPTMTVQTLKSLRIEWSR is encoded by the coding sequence ATGACCGATACGACCTCCCCACAGGTGCGGCCGGAGCTCGATGGGTTCGATCCGTTCTCCCAGGACTTCAGCCGGGACCCGGACCCGATGCTGGGCCGGGCGCACAGGGACTCGCCCGTGTTCTGGTACGAGCCGCTGGGCTGTTGGTTCGTGACCCGCTACGACGACGTCGAGTGGGTCTTCACCGACTCCAAGACGTTCTCGTCGCGTGCGCTGCGCGCGGTACCCGTGCCCGCGGCGCTGCGCGACCGCCTGCCCGAGCGCCCGCTGAACGTCAACTACATCAACATCGACCCGCCGCAGCACACTCGCGATCGCAAGGCGTCCCAGCGCGGGTTCACGCGGCCCATCGTCGCCGCGCTCGAGCCGAAGATCCGGGAGTTCGCCACCGAGCTCATCGACGCGTTCGCGGACCGCGGCCACTGCGACTTCATGCAGGAGTTCGCCTACCCGCTGTCGCTGCGGGTGATCGTGCAGGTCCTCGGCCTGCCGCCGTCGGACATGCCGCGCCTGCGCCAATGGACCGAGGACATGTTCAGCCTGATGTCGGCCGGCGCGGCGGACGAGCCGGACGCCCCGACGCGGCCGATGAGCGAGGCGGAGGCGACGGAGCGCTACACGCGGCTCGCCGATGCGTGGGACTACTTCGGCGAGGTCGTCGCCGACCGCCGGGCCGCGCCGCGCGAGGACTTCCTCACCGTCCTGTCCAACAGCCGCACGCCCGAGGGCGAGTGGACCATGGACGACGACACCATCAAGACCCATCTGATCGAGCTGGTCGCGGCCGGCAACGACACGACCGCGAACCTCATGGGCAACCTCGTCCAGTTCCTCGACCACGATCCCGACCAGCTCGAGGAGGTCAAGCGCGACGGGTCGCTGTGGGAGGGGGTCGTCGAGGAGGGGCTGCGGCGGCGCTCCACCGGACCGCACCTCCTGCGGATCACGACGCGCGACGTGGAGCTGAGCGGCGTCAAGATCCCGAGGGGGTCGATCATCGTCGTCAACACGACCGGGGCGAACACGGATCCCGCGAAGTTCGACGACCCGCTGCGGTTCGACGTCCACCGGCCCAACGCCACCGATCACCTCGCGTTCGGCAAGGGCCGCCACTTCTGCCTCGGCGCGCCGCTCGCCCGCCTCGAGGCCCAGGTCGCGATGCGCGAGGTCTACGGCCATCTTCCCGGCCTGACGGTCCCCGACCAGCGCCTCGAGTACGTCCCGACCATGACCGTCCAGACGCTCAAGAGCCTGAGGATCGAATGGTCCCGCTGA
- a CDS encoding SDR family NAD(P)-dependent oxidoreductase, whose product MQPTTAHDAYARPFQGQVGIVTGAARGIGRAVARRLAADGMRVVVWDLDGDGAEQAAAELRSAGADAQAFALDVTDEAAVTAAAQAVRGELGRIDALVNNAGIYPHVPFVDLTLEDWRRIMRVNTESAFLCSKAVFPAMRDQRYGRIVNFASAVFLNGVGGPAYVASKAAAIGLTRSSARELAEHGITVNAVAPGLIDTEGLRDLGPRADELFGFVVPSQLIRRRGRPEDIAECVAFLVAPANGFMTGQLVNVDGGDSFH is encoded by the coding sequence ATGCAGCCGACGACCGCACACGACGCCTACGCCCGGCCGTTCCAGGGCCAGGTCGGCATCGTCACCGGAGCCGCCCGCGGGATCGGGCGGGCGGTCGCGCGGCGCCTCGCCGCCGACGGCATGCGGGTGGTGGTGTGGGACCTCGACGGCGACGGCGCCGAGCAGGCGGCGGCCGAGCTGCGCAGCGCCGGCGCGGACGCGCAGGCGTTCGCGCTGGACGTCACCGACGAGGCGGCGGTGACGGCGGCCGCGCAGGCGGTGCGCGGTGAGCTCGGCCGCATCGACGCGCTCGTCAACAACGCCGGGATCTATCCCCACGTGCCGTTCGTCGATCTGACCCTCGAGGACTGGCGCCGGATCATGCGCGTCAACACCGAGAGCGCGTTCCTGTGCTCCAAGGCGGTGTTCCCGGCGATGCGCGACCAGCGCTACGGCCGGATCGTCAACTTCGCCTCGGCGGTCTTCCTCAACGGCGTGGGCGGCCCCGCGTACGTCGCGTCGAAGGCGGCGGCGATCGGCCTCACCCGGAGCTCCGCCCGCGAGCTCGCGGAGCACGGCATCACGGTCAACGCCGTGGCGCCCGGCCTCATCGACACGGAGGGTCTGCGTGACCTGGGACCCCGGGCGGACGAGCTCTTCGGCTTCGTGGTGCCCAGCCAGCTCATCCGGCGCCGGGGCCGGCCGGAGGACATCGCGGAGTGCGTCGCGTTCCTCGTCGCCCCGGCCAACGGGTTCATGACGGGCCAACTCGTGAACGTCGACGGCGGCGACAGCTTCCACTGA
- a CDS encoding alpha/beta fold hydrolase has product MTATFDVPSRPPFGAEQATHFVLANGIWQHVIEYGDGDAGIDVVLIPGMTAAAATWDFVGRALPDGVRAFVVDVRGRGLTDHPASGFSLDDYAADLVGVVERLRLQAPILVGHSMGARIAAAFDLAAPGAAGGLVLVDPPLSGPGRAPYPHPLGMYKGFFEIAQAPEPSIAEFRRLEPNLVSDDAVIDRIRWLRSCDLGAIEATHRGFHDEDFHEIYAQITAPAVLVRGAESAVVTEEDARELGALRPDIPVVDVAGAGHLVPHANLEGFLDALRQFTSERFASVDGAEG; this is encoded by the coding sequence ATGACCGCGACGTTCGACGTCCCCTCCCGGCCGCCGTTCGGTGCCGAGCAGGCAACGCACTTCGTGCTCGCCAACGGGATCTGGCAGCACGTCATCGAGTACGGCGACGGCGACGCCGGCATCGACGTCGTGCTGATCCCGGGCATGACGGCGGCAGCGGCCACCTGGGACTTCGTGGGCCGCGCCCTGCCCGACGGCGTCCGCGCGTTCGTCGTCGACGTGCGCGGCCGCGGCCTGACCGATCATCCGGCGTCCGGGTTCTCGCTGGACGACTACGCCGCGGACCTCGTGGGCGTCGTCGAGCGGCTGCGACTGCAGGCGCCGATCCTCGTCGGCCACTCGATGGGGGCCCGCATCGCGGCGGCGTTCGACCTCGCGGCTCCGGGCGCCGCCGGCGGGCTCGTCCTCGTCGATCCGCCCCTGAGCGGACCCGGTCGTGCGCCGTACCCCCACCCCCTCGGCATGTACAAGGGCTTCTTCGAGATCGCCCAAGCCCCCGAGCCCTCGATCGCGGAGTTCCGCCGGCTCGAGCCGAACCTCGTCAGCGACGACGCGGTGATCGACCGCATCCGGTGGCTGCGCAGCTGCGACCTCGGCGCCATCGAGGCGACGCACCGCGGCTTCCACGACGAGGACTTCCACGAGATCTACGCGCAGATCACGGCGCCGGCGGTGCTCGTCCGCGGCGCCGAGAGCGCCGTCGTCACCGAGGAGGACGCGCGGGAGCTGGGCGCGCTGCGGCCCGACATCCCGGTGGTCGACGTGGCCGGCGCGGGGCACCTCGTCCCGCACGCCAACCTCGAGGGCTTCCTGGACGCCCTGCGGCAGTTCACCTCCGAGCGCTTCGCGAGCGTCGACGGAGCCGAGGGCTAG
- a CDS encoding M29 family metallopeptidase, with translation MIRWAEFSDMCQRELELCKVAAGETVVVLSQAEDRLDYADAFVAAARRLGATAYNIRLGDTSSALSGSGVWTVGINPLTGNDSAMRALKDADLVIDLIFLLWSKEQLEILKAGARMLMCIEPITSLTSMFPTEDQRRRVELSERMLEKARTLRMTNAAGSDVTYRLDQYPVMGVYGYTDVPGRWDHWPAGFVLTGGNDDGVDGRVVVDRGDIIVAPFGRYVQEPIEFEIRAGRVVDLQGGLDADLLRDYIVGFQDDRGYAVSHIGWGCNENARWCHKANSVSGYGQEARAFYGNVMFALGPNQELGGTNDTPVHIDIPMRNCTIHLDDVPVLVDGEFVVPELKVEGARAGRGPEPAVDR, from the coding sequence ATGATCAGGTGGGCCGAGTTCTCGGACATGTGCCAGCGCGAGCTCGAGCTCTGCAAGGTCGCGGCGGGCGAGACGGTGGTGGTCCTCTCACAGGCCGAGGATCGCCTCGACTACGCCGACGCGTTCGTCGCCGCGGCGCGGCGCCTCGGCGCGACCGCGTACAACATCCGGCTCGGCGACACGTCGTCGGCGCTCAGCGGCAGCGGCGTGTGGACCGTCGGGATCAACCCGCTCACGGGCAACGACTCGGCGATGCGCGCCCTCAAGGACGCGGATCTCGTCATCGACCTGATCTTCCTGCTCTGGTCCAAGGAGCAGCTCGAGATCCTCAAGGCCGGCGCACGGATGCTCATGTGCATCGAGCCGATCACGTCGCTCACGAGCATGTTCCCGACGGAGGACCAGCGCCGGCGGGTCGAGCTCAGCGAGCGCATGCTCGAGAAGGCCAGGACGCTGCGGATGACGAACGCGGCGGGATCCGACGTGACCTACCGCCTCGATCAGTACCCGGTCATGGGCGTCTACGGCTACACGGACGTGCCCGGGCGGTGGGACCACTGGCCCGCCGGGTTCGTCCTGACCGGTGGCAACGACGACGGCGTCGACGGCCGGGTCGTCGTCGATCGCGGCGACATCATCGTCGCGCCGTTCGGGCGCTACGTGCAGGAGCCGATCGAGTTCGAGATCCGCGCCGGGCGCGTCGTCGACCTCCAGGGCGGTCTCGACGCCGACCTCCTGCGCGACTACATCGTCGGCTTCCAGGACGACCGTGGCTACGCGGTCTCGCACATCGGCTGGGGCTGCAACGAGAACGCCCGGTGGTGCCACAAGGCCAACAGCGTCTCCGGCTACGGCCAGGAGGCGCGCGCCTTCTACGGCAACGTCATGTTCGCGTTGGGCCCGAACCAGGAGCTCGGCGGTACGAACGACACGCCGGTGCACATCGACATCCCGATGCGCAACTGCACGATCCACCTCGACGACGTGCCGGTGCTCGTCGACGGCGAGTTCGTCGTGCCCGAGCTGAAGGTCGAGGGCGCCCGCGCCGGGCGGGGCCCGGAGCCGGCGGTGGACCGATGA